In Candidatus Sericytochromatia bacterium, a genomic segment contains:
- a CDS encoding TerB family tellurite resistance protein translates to MFLNRFNEDEKIGFIELALLGVRADDAITTEEVQFVEELRLSMGVAEEAFVQQILGDPQLDDAVRRFATDESRRLAFIELVALAYVDGQYDPAESQFLRQVQQAFGIDQTTVLACHAWARRLLQLRQDALALAQGRSVTAP, encoded by the coding sequence ATGTTTTTGAACCGATTCAACGAGGATGAGAAGATCGGCTTCATCGAGCTGGCCCTGCTGGGGGTGCGCGCTGACGACGCGATCACCACCGAGGAGGTCCAGTTTGTCGAAGAACTGCGCCTGAGCATGGGCGTCGCGGAAGAAGCATTCGTTCAGCAAATCCTCGGCGATCCTCAACTGGACGACGCTGTGCGTCGCTTTGCGACGGATGAATCGCGGCGCCTGGCCTTCATCGAACTGGTGGCACTGGCCTACGTGGACGGGCAGTACGACCCGGCCGAAAGTCAATTTTTGAGGCAGGTGCAACAAGCCTTCGGCATTGACCAGACCACCGTGCTGGCCTGCCATGCCTGGGCCAGACGGTTGCTCCAGCTGCGTCAGGATGCCCTGGCTCTGGCGCAGGGGCGCTCGGTCACAGCGCCCTGA
- a CDS encoding deoxyhypusine synthase family protein, which produces MSHPPLPILEFILGNYKNFNARATRDALIAYWQHIANGGKMFWAVAGAMSSAQLGITLAPAIRAGLIHGLSVTGANLEESLFRLVAHDSYKDFPDYRYFTKQDDTRILEDRMRRVTDTSIPEDEAFRAVESIIVPMWKQASSQGERRFWHEYFYELIAAIDPASYEGSPEACWLLAAAQAKLPLVVPGYEDSTFGNIFASYVKTGECSASLAKSGIEYMADFYDRYERLSEGAGCGFFQIGGGIAGDFPICVVPSTKYDLDRPVKPWAYFCQISDSTTSYGSYSGATPNEKITWDKLTEDTPMFVIESDATIVAPLMLKALLECQAHPETARALIERHLGEAQTTLARV; this is translated from the coding sequence ATGTCCCATCCGCCACTGCCGATTCTGGAGTTCATTCTCGGCAACTACAAGAACTTCAACGCCCGCGCCACGCGTGACGCCCTGATTGCCTACTGGCAACACATCGCCAACGGCGGCAAGATGTTCTGGGCCGTGGCCGGGGCGATGTCCTCCGCCCAACTCGGCATCACGCTGGCGCCCGCCATTCGGGCCGGCCTGATCCACGGGCTGTCCGTGACCGGCGCGAACCTGGAAGAGTCGCTCTTTCGTCTGGTCGCGCACGACAGCTACAAGGACTTCCCCGACTATCGCTATTTCACGAAGCAGGACGACACGCGCATCCTGGAAGACCGCATGCGCCGTGTCACCGACACCAGTATCCCGGAGGACGAAGCCTTCCGCGCGGTCGAATCGATCATCGTGCCGATGTGGAAGCAGGCCTCGTCACAGGGGGAACGGCGCTTCTGGCACGAATATTTCTACGAGCTGATCGCCGCGATCGACCCGGCCAGCTACGAGGGCAGTCCGGAAGCCTGCTGGTTGCTGGCCGCGGCCCAGGCGAAATTGCCCCTGGTGGTGCCCGGTTACGAGGACTCGACCTTCGGCAACATCTTCGCCTCGTATGTGAAGACGGGTGAATGTTCCGCCAGCCTGGCCAAGTCGGGCATCGAGTACATGGCCGACTTCTACGACCGCTACGAGCGGTTGTCGGAGGGCGCCGGTTGCGGCTTCTTCCAGATCGGCGGCGGCATTGCCGGCGACTTCCCGATCTGCGTGGTGCCCTCGACCAAGTACGATCTCGACCGCCCGGTCAAACCCTGGGCCTATTTCTGCCAGATCAGCGACTCGACCACCTCGTACGGTTCGTATTCGGGGGCCACTCCCAATGAGAAGATCACCTGGGACAAGCTGACGGAAGACACCCCGATGTTCGTGATCGAGTCGGATGCCACGATCGTGGCCCCGCTCATGCTGAAGGCCCTGCTGGAATGTCAGGCCCATCCAGAAACGGCCCGTGCGCTGATCGAACGCCACCTCGGCGAGGCGCAGACCACCCTCGCGCGGGTCTGA
- the dctA gene encoding C4-dicarboxylate transporter DctA, whose protein sequence is MLADQGRAPDATRDEPRTGSRWYRQLYIQVLLAVVGGATLGWLQPEWGVALKPLGDAFIKLIKLLVVPLVFLTVSTGIAGMADLRGVGRVGLKALIYFELVTTLALGLGYAVGKLAGPGRGMAIDPAGLDAAGVTTYAGQAPSGGVAAFLLNLIPSSVGEAFVRGEVLHVLLLALLLGSALAALGPRAASLRQMLEEGTQAVFHVVGWIMKLAPLGAFGAMAFTLGKFGPAALWSLGKLMACVYLSCLAFVFGVLGAIAWWNRVSLWRLLVYLREELLVVLGTSSSESVLPRLMAKLERLGCARPVVGLVLPTGYSFNLDGTAIYLTLATLFMAQALQVDLSWQQELTLFAVLMVTSKGAAAVSGGGFVTLAATLATVPALPVAGLALLLGVDRFMSEARALTNMVGNALATIVVARWEGRFDAAQAQRVLEEG, encoded by the coding sequence GTGCTGGCAGACCAGGGGCGCGCGCCAGACGCCACTCGTGACGAGCCCCGCACCGGCAGCCGCTGGTACAGGCAACTGTATATCCAGGTCTTGTTGGCGGTCGTGGGTGGGGCCACGCTGGGCTGGCTCCAGCCCGAGTGGGGGGTGGCGCTCAAACCTCTCGGGGACGCCTTCATCAAGCTCATCAAGCTGCTGGTGGTGCCACTGGTCTTTCTGACCGTCAGCACCGGCATCGCCGGGATGGCGGACCTGCGGGGCGTCGGCCGGGTGGGCCTCAAGGCCCTGATTTACTTCGAACTGGTGACCACCCTGGCGCTGGGACTGGGCTATGCCGTCGGCAAGCTCGCCGGACCCGGGCGAGGCATGGCGATCGATCCAGCGGGCCTGGATGCCGCCGGCGTGACCACTTACGCCGGCCAGGCCCCCTCAGGTGGGGTCGCGGCCTTCCTGCTGAACCTGATTCCGAGCAGCGTCGGGGAAGCCTTCGTACGCGGTGAAGTGCTGCACGTCCTGCTGCTGGCCCTGCTGCTTGGCTCGGCGCTGGCGGCTCTGGGGCCGCGAGCGGCCAGCTTGCGCCAGATGTTGGAAGAGGGGACTCAGGCCGTGTTTCACGTGGTCGGCTGGATCATGAAGCTGGCCCCCCTGGGCGCCTTCGGCGCCATGGCCTTCACGCTGGGCAAGTTCGGCCCGGCCGCCCTGTGGAGCCTGGGCAAGCTGATGGCCTGCGTCTACCTCAGTTGCCTCGCCTTCGTGTTCGGCGTGCTGGGGGCGATCGCCTGGTGGAATCGCGTCTCGCTCTGGCGCCTGCTGGTGTATCTGCGCGAAGAGCTGCTGGTGGTGCTGGGCACGAGCAGCAGCGAGTCGGTCCTGCCGCGTCTGATGGCCAAGCTGGAGCGCCTCGGCTGCGCGCGCCCGGTGGTCGGCCTGGTGCTGCCCACCGGCTATTCGTTCAATCTCGACGGCACCGCCATCTACCTCACGCTGGCGACCCTGTTCATGGCCCAGGCCTTGCAGGTGGATCTGAGCTGGCAACAGGAGCTCACGCTCTTTGCCGTTTTGATGGTCACCAGCAAGGGGGCCGCCGCGGTGAGCGGCGGCGGGTTCGTCACCTTGGCTGCCACGCTGGCCACCGTGCCGGCCTTGCCAGTGGCCGGCTTGGCGCTGCTGCTCGGCGTGGACCGCTTCATGAGTGAGGCGCGGGCGCTGACCAACATGGTCGGCAACGCCCTCGCCACGATCGTGGTGGCCCGTTGGGAAGGCCGCTTCGACGCGGCCCAAGCCCAGCGGGTGCTGGAGGAGGGGTGA
- a CDS encoding AAA domain-containing protein has protein sequence MSLEPRQQALKLVEYLLALKNLEAPVAVDLRESREPLWWWRDLPVGEGCVLHPPEQAAWLEVHKQVVPAAPPPPAELADWLMQPWDDPRREPLPHPLRNLLTPAEEAHWIQHSTAAVERAAVAVQAIAAAAPASDVGPMTDEEAPAASETGLPGDGHAALPAGPRPDSEASGPSERDGWPAGAPGEGPALSGAAAPARSALPTASEPDADDDSLAPPPYDAEWVAASAVELPWEVDDLAALAARRRVSFEADPARVAALNAWLETAWRPWAQAAGQRGAVQALYGQLFALYQRLQRERETIELVMGHGLLTWRVAGQKIRRPVLTTRVDLQFDAQRGVFTLAPALAGTVLELDMLTAVPVPNPAHLVRLEQAFEESPLDPWDSALTAPFYRELAQTLDPDGAYRADTTVGGADCPLAAHPVIWDLPVLFVRRGGGRQWQAELKGLTEALRNGAEVPAPVLAITAAAPPTPDAAAAEAWRPVGEDLLFPLAWNEEQREIVRRLSQHCGVVVQGPPGTGKSHTIVNLIAHLLAHGKRVLVTSETERALRVIGDMVREKVPAIAPLCVSLLEGDSRSVKELEEAITGIADRLDADSIETLEARIAALREEQAQLQTEQAELRRELAESAEAEHAELSWHGQTRTPMELARWLQANASELGWLPDQPDPGSPPPLDEVELARWLALLGEIDPQDRRAAALHRPALESLPTTPALAELLDHLTTFERGAEARTQRLTGWQLPAVGLSDVQQALQGVAGALERAEPLQAPWLRAVMADVSKPDGGGEAWHGLLEAARERRAALRQSETQLRDWAFSGDLDADTAPVQAALQLVRDELSRGEGLGFMFRHFTGKSALAAIAPLRVNGAPPRTREEVEALLAWLAHREACRKLAIKWNNHMRDIEGPWLEPEAPRFLATLSEHLEHLAIAVAWESEVVRPIQSALCEIAPPGLAQWHEPAWLQVLHDGLLALRDTLQAQSARASLDGWRALLEAGARQPEPHPAWEALAAALAARDLNRWGRERDALVRLAAQAPKLSELTALGARLEAAAPNWMHQFEARAARGEALSLPGDWRAAWEWAQANVLLETHLARRPPEVIHLRLAEVQRITARLTGDLVAATTWLAQLRRTTPAQRRGLLAWLQTIRKIGKGTGKYADRHREHARREMDTCRGAVPVWIMPLNRVVENLKPNGERFDVVIVDESSQCDLNAISALFRAERAVIVGDDKQISPEGVGRDQSEVNLLIERHLQGIPQRHLFTLQNSLYDTAVRVFASTLMLREHFRCVPEIIRFSNERFYGGVVEPLRMPLGSQRFDPPLRAVYVPDGIREGGTARSLNLPEAEALVETVVRLCQDPAYEDRTMGVIALQGKEQAQLIEQRLRQRLGEREMVERRIVCGDAYSFQGDERDVMFLSLVAAPNVRNMPLTKRTDENRFNVAASRARDQVWLFHSVGLEHLHPACMRHQLLQHFLTPEEKAGAEQLGEARCESELERDVFRRLSERGYRVQAQQAVGSGNQRIDLVVEGARARLALSCEGDRWHGLARWEAAQRRQAVLERVGWRFCQVRGSAFYRDPARALAPIWEALADLGIQPEAGAEAGPVEVLLRFDG, from the coding sequence ATGTCGCTGGAACCGCGTCAACAAGCCCTCAAGCTGGTGGAATACCTGCTGGCCCTGAAAAATCTGGAGGCCCCGGTCGCGGTGGACCTTCGCGAGAGCCGGGAGCCGCTCTGGTGGTGGCGCGACCTGCCGGTTGGTGAGGGCTGCGTGCTGCATCCCCCGGAGCAAGCGGCCTGGCTGGAGGTGCACAAGCAGGTGGTACCGGCGGCTCCCCCGCCGCCCGCCGAACTGGCCGACTGGTTGATGCAGCCCTGGGATGATCCCCGGCGGGAGCCGCTGCCGCACCCGCTGCGCAACCTGCTGACGCCGGCCGAGGAGGCGCACTGGATCCAGCACAGCACGGCGGCGGTCGAGCGGGCCGCGGTCGCGGTTCAGGCGATCGCCGCCGCGGCGCCGGCCTCTGACGTGGGCCCGATGACGGACGAAGAGGCCCCCGCCGCATCGGAGACGGGCTTGCCGGGGGACGGCCACGCGGCGCTGCCCGCCGGCCCTCGCCCCGACAGCGAGGCGAGCGGGCCCTCTGAGCGTGATGGTTGGCCCGCCGGAGCGCCGGGCGAGGGGCCTGCACTGAGCGGCGCGGCGGCGCCGGCGCGGAGCGCGTTGCCCACCGCGTCCGAGCCGGACGCCGATGACGATTCGCTGGCGCCTCCGCCCTACGACGCCGAGTGGGTGGCTGCCAGCGCCGTGGAGTTGCCCTGGGAGGTGGACGACCTGGCCGCCCTGGCGGCGCGTCGGCGCGTTTCCTTCGAGGCAGACCCGGCGAGGGTGGCTGCCTTGAATGCCTGGCTCGAGACCGCCTGGCGCCCCTGGGCCCAGGCCGCCGGGCAGCGCGGGGCGGTGCAAGCACTCTACGGGCAGCTGTTTGCCCTCTACCAGCGCTTGCAGCGCGAGCGCGAGACGATCGAGCTGGTGATGGGGCACGGGCTGCTGACCTGGCGCGTCGCGGGGCAGAAGATCCGCCGTCCCGTGCTGACCACCCGGGTCGATCTGCAGTTCGATGCGCAGCGCGGCGTGTTCACCCTGGCGCCCGCGCTGGCCGGCACCGTGCTGGAACTCGATATGCTGACGGCGGTCCCGGTGCCCAATCCGGCCCACCTGGTGCGTCTGGAGCAGGCCTTCGAGGAAAGCCCGCTCGACCCCTGGGACTCTGCCCTGACGGCGCCCTTTTATCGCGAACTGGCCCAGACCCTGGACCCTGATGGGGCCTATCGGGCGGATACCACGGTCGGCGGCGCCGATTGCCCGCTGGCGGCCCATCCGGTCATCTGGGATCTGCCGGTGCTGTTCGTCCGCCGTGGCGGCGGTCGCCAGTGGCAGGCTGAGTTGAAGGGCCTGACGGAGGCCCTGCGCAATGGGGCCGAGGTGCCGGCCCCCGTCCTGGCCATCACGGCGGCGGCCCCGCCCACCCCCGACGCGGCCGCGGCCGAGGCCTGGCGCCCGGTGGGGGAGGATCTGCTCTTCCCGCTGGCCTGGAACGAGGAACAGCGCGAGATCGTGCGGCGCCTGTCCCAGCATTGTGGCGTGGTCGTTCAGGGGCCTCCAGGGACGGGCAAGAGTCACACCATCGTCAACCTGATTGCCCACCTGCTGGCGCACGGCAAACGCGTGCTGGTGACCAGTGAAACCGAGCGGGCCTTGCGGGTGATCGGTGACATGGTGCGCGAGAAGGTGCCGGCGATCGCCCCGCTGTGCGTCAGCTTGCTGGAAGGCGACTCGCGTTCCGTCAAGGAACTGGAAGAGGCCATCACCGGCATCGCCGACCGGCTCGACGCGGACAGCATCGAGACGCTCGAAGCCCGCATCGCGGCGCTGCGGGAGGAGCAGGCCCAGTTGCAGACGGAACAGGCCGAACTGCGCCGCGAACTGGCGGAGTCGGCCGAGGCCGAGCACGCTGAACTGAGCTGGCACGGACAGACCCGCACGCCGATGGAACTGGCCCGCTGGCTGCAGGCCAACGCCTCGGAGCTCGGTTGGTTGCCCGACCAGCCGGACCCGGGCTCCCCGCCGCCGCTGGACGAGGTCGAGCTGGCGCGCTGGCTGGCCTTGCTGGGCGAGATCGATCCGCAGGATCGCCGCGCCGCCGCCCTGCATCGCCCCGCGCTGGAGAGCCTGCCGACCACGCCGGCACTGGCGGAACTACTGGACCACCTGACCACCTTCGAACGCGGCGCCGAGGCGCGCACCCAACGCCTGACCGGCTGGCAGTTGCCGGCGGTCGGCCTCTCGGACGTGCAGCAGGCCCTGCAGGGGGTGGCGGGCGCGCTCGAACGGGCCGAACCGCTTCAGGCTCCCTGGTTGCGCGCCGTGATGGCCGACGTGAGCAAGCCCGATGGCGGTGGGGAGGCCTGGCACGGCTTGCTCGAGGCGGCGCGCGAGCGTCGCGCGGCCCTGCGCCAGAGCGAGACGCAGCTGCGCGACTGGGCCTTCAGCGGCGATCTCGACGCCGATACGGCCCCCGTGCAAGCGGCCTTGCAACTCGTGCGGGACGAGCTCAGCCGGGGCGAAGGGCTCGGCTTCATGTTCCGTCACTTCACGGGCAAGAGCGCCCTGGCCGCGATCGCCCCGCTGCGGGTCAACGGCGCCCCGCCCCGCACCCGCGAGGAGGTCGAGGCGCTGCTGGCCTGGCTGGCTCATCGCGAGGCCTGTCGCAAGCTGGCGATCAAGTGGAACAACCACATGCGCGACATCGAGGGTCCGTGGCTCGAACCCGAGGCACCGCGCTTCCTGGCCACCCTTTCGGAGCACCTGGAGCACCTGGCGATCGCCGTGGCCTGGGAGAGTGAGGTGGTCCGGCCGATCCAGTCCGCCCTGTGTGAGATCGCGCCGCCTGGCCTGGCCCAGTGGCACGAGCCGGCCTGGTTACAGGTCTTGCACGACGGCCTGCTGGCCCTGCGAGACACCCTGCAAGCCCAATCCGCGCGCGCGAGCCTGGATGGCTGGCGCGCCTTGCTTGAAGCCGGCGCACGCCAGCCCGAGCCTCATCCGGCCTGGGAGGCACTTGCTGCGGCCCTGGCGGCGCGCGACCTGAACCGTTGGGGAAGGGAGCGGGATGCCCTGGTCCGACTGGCTGCTCAGGCCCCCAAATTGAGTGAACTGACCGCGCTGGGCGCCCGGCTGGAAGCGGCGGCGCCGAACTGGATGCACCAGTTCGAGGCCCGCGCGGCCCGGGGGGAGGCCCTCTCCTTGCCAGGCGATTGGCGGGCGGCCTGGGAATGGGCCCAGGCCAATGTGCTGCTGGAGACGCATCTGGCCCGCCGGCCCCCGGAGGTCATTCATCTCCGTCTGGCCGAAGTGCAGCGGATCACCGCTCGGCTAACCGGGGACCTGGTGGCCGCCACCACCTGGCTGGCCCAGCTTCGCCGCACCACCCCCGCCCAGCGGCGGGGCCTGCTGGCCTGGTTGCAGACCATTCGCAAGATCGGCAAGGGCACCGGCAAGTACGCTGACCGGCATCGCGAACACGCGCGCCGCGAGATGGACACCTGCCGGGGGGCCGTGCCGGTCTGGATCATGCCGCTCAATCGCGTGGTCGAGAACCTCAAGCCGAATGGTGAGCGCTTTGACGTGGTGATTGTCGACGAGAGCAGTCAGTGTGACCTGAACGCGATCAGTGCCCTGTTCCGGGCCGAGCGCGCCGTCATCGTGGGCGATGACAAGCAGATCAGCCCGGAGGGCGTCGGACGAGACCAGAGCGAGGTCAACCTGCTGATCGAGCGTCATCTGCAAGGGATTCCGCAACGCCACCTGTTCACCTTGCAGAACAGCCTGTACGACACGGCCGTGCGGGTCTTTGCGAGCACCCTGATGCTGCGCGAGCACTTTCGCTGCGTGCCCGAGATCATCCGCTTCAGCAACGAGCGGTTTTACGGGGGGGTGGTGGAACCCCTGCGGATGCCGCTGGGCTCGCAGCGCTTCGACCCTCCGCTGCGGGCGGTGTACGTCCCCGATGGCATTCGGGAGGGCGGAACGGCCCGTTCGCTCAACCTGCCGGAGGCCGAGGCGCTGGTCGAGACGGTGGTCCGGCTTTGCCAGGACCCGGCCTACGAGGATCGCACCATGGGCGTGATCGCCTTGCAGGGCAAGGAACAGGCGCAGCTGATCGAGCAACGCTTGCGCCAGCGCTTGGGTGAGCGGGAAATGGTGGAGCGACGCATCGTCTGTGGGGACGCCTATTCGTTCCAGGGGGACGAGCGCGACGTGATGTTCCTGTCGCTCGTGGCCGCGCCAAATGTCCGCAACATGCCTTTGACCAAGCGTACCGACGAGAATCGCTTCAATGTGGCGGCCAGCCGGGCGCGGGACCAGGTCTGGCTCTTCCACTCGGTGGGGCTGGAGCATCTGCACCCCGCCTGCATGCGGCACCAGTTGCTCCAGCATTTCCTCACACCGGAGGAGAAAGCCGGCGCAGAGCAGCTCGGAGAAGCCCGCTGCGAGTCCGAGCTGGAGCGGGACGTTTTCCGGCGCCTGAGCGAACGCGGCTACCGGGTACAGGCCCAGCAAGCCGTGGGCAGCGGGAACCAGCGTATCGACCTGGTGGTCGAGGGCGCGCGGGCCCGGCTGGCGCTTTCGTGCGAAGGCGATCGCTGGCACGGCCTGGCGCGCTGGGAGGCGGCGCAGCGCCGCCAGGCGGTGCTGGAACGAGTGGGCTGGCGCTTCTGCCAGGTGCGCGGAAGCGCCTTCTACCGGGACCCCGCCCGTGCGCTGGCGCCGATCTGGGAAGCCCTGGCCGACCTGGGCATCCAGCCGGAGGCTGGGGCTGAAGCCGGGCCGGTGGAAGTCTTGCTGCGTTTCGACGGATAG
- a CDS encoding fatty acid desaturase: MFRHHPINWLVVAFLSGFHLLAAAALAFPFEFRYLPVMVAMYLWMGFGTTFYLHRCLTHRAFDTHHAIKFFFFLATSVGQQGDPINWVGHHRWHHLKSDQSEDVHSPKQDGFFYAHMGWIFRNPGEDEMQMRRMARDVEEAQPYLRHFTGRVTFFLPHLIVAGLLAYFLGLGGLLWCLYVPMIAVYHVTFSVNSLCHMFGYRRTETRDGSRNFWPIGLLALGEGWHNNHHACQTRAPQGLVWWEVDLTSYLIKALEVVGLVWNVKWTAPVRRAEEEAEAETAPSTGATTRLPAYVGTL; encoded by the coding sequence ATGTTTCGCCACCACCCGATCAACTGGCTGGTTGTCGCCTTTTTGAGTGGCTTCCACCTCCTTGCGGCGGCTGCCCTGGCCTTCCCGTTCGAATTTCGCTACCTGCCCGTCATGGTGGCGATGTATCTCTGGATGGGCTTTGGCACCACCTTCTATTTGCATCGTTGCCTGACGCACCGGGCCTTCGACACCCATCACGCGATCAAGTTCTTCTTCTTCCTGGCCACGTCGGTGGGGCAGCAAGGCGATCCGATCAACTGGGTGGGCCACCACCGCTGGCATCACCTCAAGTCGGATCAGAGCGAGGATGTGCACAGCCCCAAACAGGATGGTTTCTTCTACGCCCACATGGGCTGGATCTTTCGGAACCCCGGTGAGGACGAGATGCAGATGCGGCGCATGGCCCGTGACGTGGAGGAGGCGCAGCCCTACCTGCGGCACTTCACCGGCCGCGTCACCTTCTTTCTGCCGCACCTGATCGTGGCCGGGTTGTTGGCTTACTTCCTGGGGCTTGGCGGCCTGCTCTGGTGCCTCTACGTGCCGATGATCGCCGTCTATCACGTGACCTTCTCGGTCAATTCGCTCTGCCATATGTTCGGTTACCGGCGCACCGAGACGCGCGACGGCAGCCGTAATTTCTGGCCGATCGGGCTGCTGGCACTCGGCGAGGGCTGGCACAACAATCACCACGCCTGCCAAACTCGCGCGCCGCAGGGCCTGGTGTGGTGGGAGGTCGACCTGACCAGTTACCTGATCAAGGCGCTGGAAGTGGTCGGTTTGGTCTGGAACGTCAAATGGACCGCTCCGGTTCGCCGCGCGGAAGAGGAAGCGGAGGCGGAAACGGCCCCTTCGACTGGCGCCACCACTCGCCTTCCGGCCTATGTGGGAACGCTCTGA
- a CDS encoding ATP-dependent Clp protease adaptor ClpS: MPAPPSPIRTLEPVFTVHWLPPHKVIVHNNDWNTFDEVIAILVLAVPQLSLAEAIGLTQEVHRTGAAVVFRGDVAQADLCAGIIRTIGIRVSVEPDT, translated from the coding sequence ATGCCCGCGCCACCAAGTCCCATCCGCACCTTGGAACCGGTTTTCACGGTGCATTGGCTGCCACCGCACAAGGTCATCGTTCACAACAATGACTGGAACACCTTCGACGAGGTGATTGCCATCCTGGTGCTGGCGGTGCCGCAACTGTCGCTCGCGGAGGCCATCGGCCTGACGCAGGAAGTCCACCGGACGGGGGCTGCCGTCGTGTTTCGGGGAGATGTGGCGCAGGCGGACCTCTGTGCGGGCATCATTCGCACGATCGGGATCCGGGTGTCGGTGGAACCGGATACCTGA
- a CDS encoding EVE domain-containing protein encodes MASFLLKTEPGTYSIDDLARDGKTAWDGVRNHLAKRHLEAMQVGDEAFIYHSVDEKRVVGVAECIGAARPDPSDETGKFVCVDLRFVRKLKRPVTLAEFKAAGWNEFELVRMSRLSCMPMPPEVRAWLLAQETT; translated from the coding sequence ATGGCCAGCTTTCTGCTCAAGACCGAACCCGGCACCTACAGCATCGACGACCTGGCTCGCGACGGAAAAACAGCCTGGGACGGGGTGCGAAACCACCTGGCCAAGCGCCACCTGGAGGCCATGCAAGTGGGAGACGAAGCCTTCATCTACCACTCGGTCGATGAAAAGCGCGTCGTCGGCGTGGCCGAATGTATCGGCGCGGCCCGACCCGACCCCAGTGATGAAACGGGCAAGTTCGTCTGCGTGGACCTGCGGTTCGTGCGTAAGCTGAAGCGCCCCGTGACCTTGGCGGAATTCAAGGCGGCCGGCTGGAACGAATTCGAGCTGGTGCGCATGTCGCGCCTGAGCTGCATGCCCATGCCCCCTGAGGTGCGGGCCTGGCTGCTGGCCCAGGAAACCACCTGA
- a CDS encoding M14 family metallopeptidase encodes MPSFRSLLSTTAVFAASLSLLAACGRALAPTGQPEMVRGFQAVSFTSPEQAREAVLFYGDRDRLTRLASAGVDIWSVDRAAKRAKVKLNQAQARLAEQLGMQVEWPLRQSLLRADKGYRNYDQITARLKELVAKHPEFATLVDIGDSWEKTQGIAPREIWALHLNTGGRADKPNVTIAGCHHARELVTPELTLMMAEELVEKYGSDPEVTEAVNTRDIWIIPLVNPDAHMRAVTGVDWRKNANNVSGGRRRVGVDLNRNYDIAWGTVGDSGNPESDTFRGSKAFSEPETQAVRDQLLRHKPVVYMTFHSYSNAVMWPWDHKDEPPPDPRLAALGKQLGKLSGYQAYQGCDMYLNSGDDVDWAFATVGALSYTIEVGGWSDGFMPAYSKIPKFWKENRPMMMHALKAAANPGRP; translated from the coding sequence ATGCCCTCGTTCCGTTCCCTGCTCTCCACCACCGCGGTCTTTGCCGCCTCGCTGAGCCTGCTGGCGGCGTGCGGTCGCGCGTTGGCCCCCACGGGCCAGCCCGAGATGGTGCGGGGCTTTCAGGCCGTGAGCTTCACCTCCCCGGAACAGGCCCGAGAAGCGGTACTGTTCTACGGTGATCGGGACCGCCTGACGCGCCTGGCCAGCGCCGGGGTCGACATCTGGTCGGTCGACCGGGCGGCCAAGCGGGCCAAGGTCAAGCTCAACCAGGCCCAGGCCCGCCTGGCTGAGCAGCTTGGCATGCAAGTGGAGTGGCCCCTGCGGCAGTCGCTCTTGCGGGCAGACAAGGGCTACCGCAATTACGACCAGATCACGGCCCGCCTCAAGGAACTGGTGGCCAAACACCCTGAGTTCGCGACCTTGGTGGATATTGGCGACTCGTGGGAGAAGACGCAGGGAATTGCACCGCGTGAGATCTGGGCCTTGCACCTCAACACGGGCGGGCGGGCGGACAAGCCCAACGTGACGATCGCCGGCTGCCACCACGCCCGCGAACTGGTCACCCCAGAACTCACGCTGATGATGGCGGAGGAGCTGGTCGAGAAGTACGGCAGCGACCCGGAGGTCACCGAGGCGGTCAACACCCGCGACATCTGGATCATCCCGCTGGTCAACCCGGACGCCCACATGCGTGCGGTCACGGGCGTGGACTGGCGCAAGAACGCCAACAACGTGAGTGGTGGTCGCCGCCGGGTGGGGGTGGACCTCAATCGCAACTATGACATCGCCTGGGGCACGGTCGGCGACAGCGGCAATCCGGAGAGTGATACGTTCCGAGGCAGCAAAGCCTTCTCGGAGCCGGAAACCCAGGCCGTGCGAGATCAGCTGTTGCGTCACAAGCCGGTGGTCTATATGACCTTCCACAGCTACTCGAATGCCGTCATGTGGCCCTGGGACCACAAGGATGAACCACCGCCGGACCCGCGCCTGGCCGCGCTGGGCAAGCAACTCGGTAAACTGTCGGGTTACCAGGCCTATCAGGGCTGCGACATGTACCTGAACAGCGGTGACGATGTCGACTGGGCCTTTGCGACGGTGGGGGCGCTCTCTTACACGATCGAGGTGGGTGGCTGGAGCGACGGGTTCATGCCGGCCTACAGCAAGATTCCCAAGTTCTGGAAGGAAAACCGACCCATGATGATGCACGCCTTGAAGGCGGCGGCCAACCCGGGGCGTCCCTAG